In Actinomyces marmotae, the DNA window CGCCTTGAGCCCTACGTCCGGGAGCGGCCCCGCGGATCCGCGCTCCTGCGCGCCCCCGGCCCCAGCGGGAAGACCGTCCCTGGGCTGCTGCTCGCCGCCGTCGCCGGCCTGGGCGGGCTCCTGGAATCCATGGGCTCGTCCGCCGACTCAGTCCGACAGCGCCTGGCTCGATCCGGCTCCCACCTCACTTACGACGAGTTGAGGGTCCAGCAACTCGTCTGGGCGGGCGCGGGCCTGTCCGCCGCCCTCGGGCTGGGGCTCATCTCCTCGTTCGTGCGGCCCATCAGCGTCCCCGCCGTGCTGATCGGCGCCCTCATCGCGGCGATCGCCGGGGCGGCGGCCCGCGACTGGTGGCTCTCGCGCTCCGTGAAGCGGCGCACCGCGAGGATCGAGGCGCAGTTGCCCGACGTCGTCGAGCTCCTCGCGCTCGCCGTCGGGGCCGGTCAAGGGCCGGTGGACGCCATTGAGCGGGTCGCCCGCCGGGGGCGCGGCGACCTCGTCGACGAGCTCGCCATGACCCTGGCCGACATCCGCTCGGGCACCGTCCTGGCCACCGCCCTTGAGGACCTGGAGGCGCGGTGCGGCTGCCCGGCCCTGTCCCGCCTCTGCGAGGCCATCACCGTGGCGATGGAGCGCGGGACGCCCCTGGCCGAGGTCCTGCGCTCCCAAGCCGCCGACTCCCGCGAGGCCGCCCGGCGCGCCCTCATCGAGGAGGGCGGCAAGCGCGAGATCGCCCAGATGGTGCCCGTCGTCTTCCTCGTCCTGCCCATCACCGTCCTGTTCGCCCTCTATCCCGGGATCGTCGTCCTGCGCCTGGGCATCTGACCTCCCGGAGCCGCGGCCCGATCCCCCCACTCAAGGAAGGAACCACCATGAGCACCCCCTCCCGCAGCTCCCGGCGCGGCGCCGTCAGATTGAGCGGCTCACTTGGCGCCGCCGCGCTCGACTGCCCCCGGCGCGCCAGGGCGCTCGCCGTCCGAGCCGGCCGCGCACTCGCGCCCGAGCGCGGCGACGTCCCCGGATGGGTCCTGGTCACGCTCATGACCGCCGGGCTCGTCGTCGCGCTATGGACCGTGGCCGGTCCCGCGCTCGTCAACATCTTCACATCCGCGATGAACAAGGTGACCGGTGCGATCTGAGCGCCTGGGCCCGCGTCGGCCCGACGCCCCGCGCCCGCCCCGATCCCGCCGCGGCTCGGGGCGGGGGAACGGTGAGGAGGGCTCGGCGATCGCCGAGTTCGTCATGGTCGGCTCCCTCGTCATCGCGGTGGCCGTCGCCCTCCTCCAGCTCGCGCTGGGGCTCTACGCGCGCAACGTCCTCATCGATGCCGCGGGCGAGGGCGCCAGGCGCGCCGCGCTGGCGGGAGGCACCGAGGAGGAGGCCGCCGCGCGCGTCCGCGCCCTGACCGGCGCCGCCCTCGCCGACGACTACGTCACGGATGTGCGGGTCCGCCGCGCGGTTCGCGATGGTCTGCCCGTGGTGGAGGTCGAGGTGAGCGCGCCCATGCCCGTCCTCGGGCTGCTGGGCCCCGGCGGGAGCCTGCGTGTGAGCGGTCACGCCCTCGATGAATCGGCCCTCGCCCGAGCTGGCGCGACGCCATGAGACGGCTGATGAGGACCCGGTGGCTCCCCGCGCCGGGCGGGGGAGCGGAGGGCGAACGGGGCAGCGCGACGGTCGAGTTCATCGGATGGAGCGTGGCCATCGTCTTGCCGGTCCTCTACCTCATCATCGCTCTCGCCCAGGCTCAGGCGGCCTCGCTCGCCGTGGCCAGCGCCGCCGACTCCGCCGCCCGCGCCATGGAGTACAGCGCGGGTGGCGCTGATGGCCTGGGTCCGGCCCGGGCCCGTGCCGCCGTCGGCCTCGCCTTGGCCGATCAAGGGATCGATGACGACCCCGCCACCGCGCTCGTCCTCGACTGCGAGGATTCCGCCTGCGCCCGGCCCAGGGCCGTGCGCGTGGAGGTGGGAGTCGGCCTGCCGCTCGTGTCCATGACCGGGATCGGTGACGACCTCGTCACGATCTCCGCCGTGCGCCCCGTGAGCACCATCGACAATGGCATCCCGGGCCCAGGGGGTGATCGATGAGGCGCGATGATGCCCGCGCCACCACGGGCCCACCCGCGCTCTCGGCGCCCGCCCCCTGGCGACGGCGCCTCAGGGCGCTGCTCCGTCGCCGCGCGGCCGAGGACGGGCAGGCCATGCTGCTCGGGATCGGCATGATCGCCGTCGTGCTCGCCCTGACCCTCGGCATCGCGTCGGTGACCTCCGTCTACTTGGACGTCAAGCGCCTGACCGCCATGGCGGACTCCGCCGCGGTGGCGGGGGCGGGCAGGATCGCGCCCGACGGCTATTACACGGGTGGCCCTAGCGCCGCGCCCGTGGCCATGGACGACGCCTCCGTGCGGAGCGCCGCCGTCGACGACCTCGTTTCCCAGGCGGAGGTGGGAGTGGCGAGCGCCGGGGGCCTGAGCGATGTGAGCGTGACAGACGCCCACGTCGAGGATGGCAGGGTCGCCGTCGTCACCCTCAGTGGACACTCGCGCCCGCCCTTCCTGCCCTGGGGGGTGCTGCCCTTCGAGGGCTTCGACATCAGCGCCACGGGGTCGGCTCGGACGACGACGGCGCCCTGAGGCGGGTGGGGATCCGCGCGACGCGCGCCCACCGGTGCCGTCTGCGCTCACCGGTGCGGTTCGCGCCCACCGGTGCCGTCTACGCCGACTGGTGCGGGCAACTCGCACCGCTCGGTGCGCACGGCACCGCTCGGTGCGCACGGCACCGCTCGGTGCGCACGGCACCGCTCGGTGCGCACGGCACCGCTCGGTGCGCACGGCACCGCTCGGTGCGCACGGCACCGCTCGGTGCGGAGCGCGCCAGTCGATGGGCGGCTCGGTCAGGCGGCGGTGCTCAGGAGCGCGGCGGCAGGCGCCGACGAGGCCGTCTGACCGGCGGGCATCGCCGCCATCTCGGTCGTGGGGGCCGGAAGGGCTCGCGCGGCGGGGTCAGTGGTGGCGCCGGTCATCCTGGTCTGC includes these proteins:
- a CDS encoding peptidase T4, whose amino-acid sequence is MRTRWLPAPGGGAEGERGSATVEFIGWSVAIVLPVLYLIIALAQAQAASLAVASAADSAARAMEYSAGGADGLGPARARAAVGLALADQGIDDDPATALVLDCEDSACARPRAVRVEVGVGLPLVSMTGIGDDLVTISAVRPVSTIDNGIPGPGGDR
- a CDS encoding pilus assembly protein TadG-related protein — its product is MRRDDARATTGPPALSAPAPWRRRLRALLRRRAAEDGQAMLLGIGMIAVVLALTLGIASVTSVYLDVKRLTAMADSAAVAGAGRIAPDGYYTGGPSAAPVAMDDASVRSAAVDDLVSQAEVGVASAGGLSDVSVTDAHVEDGRVAVVTLSGHSRPPFLPWGVLPFEGFDISATGSARTTTAP
- a CDS encoding TadE/TadG family type IV pilus assembly protein, yielding MRSERLGPRRPDAPRPPRSRRGSGRGNGEEGSAIAEFVMVGSLVIAVAVALLQLALGLYARNVLIDAAGEGARRAALAGGTEEEAAARVRALTGAALADDYVTDVRVRRAVRDGLPVVEVEVSAPMPVLGLLGPGGSLRVSGHALDESALARAGATP
- a CDS encoding type II secretion system F family protein, whose product is MSDHLVLGGLIGLLASLGILLVLQALSRRRPGLVARLEPYVRERPRGSALLRAPGPSGKTVPGLLLAAVAGLGGLLESMGSSADSVRQRLARSGSHLTYDELRVQQLVWAGAGLSAALGLGLISSFVRPISVPAVLIGALIAAIAGAAARDWWLSRSVKRRTARIEAQLPDVVELLALAVGAGQGPVDAIERVARRGRGDLVDELAMTLADIRSGTVLATALEDLEARCGCPALSRLCEAITVAMERGTPLAEVLRSQAADSREAARRALIEEGGKREIAQMVPVVFLVLPITVLFALYPGIVVLRLGI